A region from the Beduinella massiliensis genome encodes:
- a CDS encoding ribosomal L7Ae/L30e/S12e/Gadd45 family protein encodes MLSELSDADRRIVGTKQLLRALDAGNVARAYVARDADPFLTKRVMDRCYDMNIPCQEIESMKVLGQACGIDVGAAAAGVQRR; translated from the coding sequence ATGCTTTCAGAGCTAAGCGATGCCGACAGACGAATCGTCGGCACCAAACAGCTCCTGCGCGCGCTGGATGCGGGCAATGTAGCCCGCGCGTATGTGGCGCGCGACGCGGACCCGTTTCTGACGAAGCGGGTGATGGACCGTTGCTATGACATGAACATCCCCTGTCAGGAGATCGAATCCATGAAGGTGCTCGGTCAGGCATGCGGCATCGACGTCGGCGCGGCCGCCGCTGGCGTTCAGCGCAGGTAA
- the rpsL gene encoding 30S ribosomal protein S12 has product MPTINQLIRKGREKVVNKSTAPILQKCPQKRGVCLSVKTTTPKKPNSALRKIARVRLTNSIEGTCYIPGIGHNLQEHSVVLIRGGRVRDLPGVRYHIIRGALDAAGVAKRMQSRSLYGAKRPKK; this is encoded by the coding sequence ATGCCTACGATCAATCAGTTGATCCGCAAGGGAAGAGAAAAGGTCGTCAACAAGTCGACCGCGCCTATCTTGCAGAAGTGCCCGCAGAAGCGCGGTGTCTGCCTCTCGGTCAAGACCACCACGCCGAAAAAGCCGAATTCGGCTCTGCGTAAAATCGCTCGTGTTCGTCTGACGAACTCCATCGAGGGCACCTGCTATATTCCGGGTATCGGTCACAACCTGCAGGAGCACAGCGTCGTGTTGATTCGCGGCGGCCGTGTGCGTGACCTGCCTGGCGTGCGCTACCACATCATCCGTGGCGCGCTGGACGCGGCCGGCGTCGCCAAGCGTATGCAGTCCCGTTCTCTGTACGGCGCAAAACGCCCGAAGAAGTAA